The Lemur catta isolate mLemCat1 chromosome 6, mLemCat1.pri, whole genome shotgun sequence sequence CCTACAGGAAGGCTTTTATGCAACTCAAGgcctttctttcctcttataATCTCTTGTCCAGAGAATGTTCTCCTGTCTGTCTACAAGATCATCTCCTTCCCCTGCTTCAGATCTTACCTCAACTAGTTACCTCCTCTGACCAGTCAATGTGAAGTAGCTCACACCAATTTCTCCACCCTTATTTCCTTCAGCGAACACAAAATGGTCTGCATTCaactcctttttgtttttaagggtaGGGATACTTTGACTTACTACTGCTGTACCCTGGTTGCTCAGCATAGAGGAAGATGCTGGCTTACCAGATGAATGAACACACCAGCCTAAAGCCATTTAGCAAGCAAATAGCAAGGCCTGCAAACCAGTCCAAGTAAAAATGCAAGCAAGCTCCTGCACTGCCCTCATACTACTTTTCtcacaggtgggaggggaggtgctTTGGGCAGGGAAATCAATTAAGAGGTGTGCCTTGCTGCTTTCTTATATTCATTCACTTCAAAAGAATTACAGAACTACCTACACATATACTTATTACTACAAGATAACCCAAATTTCAAGAGCTATCACATTGCCTTTTAGAACCACAactcaatttgaaaaaaaacacTGCATTTATGATGCCCATTAACAATCATCATACTTCAAAACTGTTGAGTAACTGGCATATGCACAAATATTTAAggctaaaagaaaattaagtcacATAAACAAATGCACTTTACTAACAGTCTTGTAATACTTTGTCTCTTTATAAGTTGTTTTGAATTTCACAATACATCatgcagaaaaattttaaaaccagccATAGGATATCATTCTGATAGTGGTGTTCTTTCTTAAAGATGACACAAGCATTCACTGTTGGCCTTTCGCTGTCAAACCATGATCTTGGAGATAAAAGCCACCTCATGTAAAACGCTAAGTGCGGCTAAAGCAGACCACTAGCAACATTCCTTTTGTTACCTTACCTACAGGGTTTAATACTTACTGCTGAGTCCTCCATCCTCGGATACTCCAGTCCCTCTCATTCCTAGGTAAGTCAGTCCCAGTATTAGGAAAAATAAGCAGGCAGCAGTTAAGAGAAACATCGACAAGTAGTGGGCACTGAAACTCCCCGTTGGGGACACCTCTTCCCGTTTAAATTGCTGGAGAAGTTCCTCTTCAGGTTCAGAAAGCTTCGGTTTGTTGTATGTGTTTTTCAGGTAGGTATGATTGGAGCCCGTATGATTGGCGTGATTGATCCTGAGTGAACTAGAGGCGGCCAACGCCGCACTGGGAGGGAGGCTGTTGGAATAAACCCTGGGGGAGTCCAGACTGAAGACCCCACCACCGATATGATTATTGGTTTTAAGGGAGCCCGTTGAAGAATCCAAGGGTGAGTCCATGTCAGTAAGTGgcgggggcaggagaggggccaCTTTCTTAGCGTTAACACGGTATCTAGGAATGGGGCTGGAGTCCACTTGATCacaccctcctcccagctccgccgccgccgcctcttcGAGGTTTCGGCTCCTGTCTAGACTCCCGGCAGCCGCCGCCCTGTCATTCATCGCAAGTCCTCCCCCTCCCTGAACTGAAGTCTCCAGCCGGCTGCCGGCAGGTTTAGCAGTCAGGGGAGAGAGAGGCTTACTATGGGTCCGTCTGGGCCGATGCCGGGAAAGGGAGTCGTCCTTTAATACCTGTCTGGTGGAGGCCACGTCGTCATCCCCCTCTTCCTCCGAATCCGAATAGTTTTCCCGGCAGCTGTAGGGGACAAGCCGGCTGCCATTCACGGTCCGGCCGGCCCACAGCGGTTCCTCAGCCTCTGGGTCCCTCTCTTCactgtcctctccctccccttcctcgtCCTCCACTGCTCCATCTTTCCCCGACGGGGTCTGCAGCTCGGGGCCCGCCGGCCTCCGGGCCCCCCACCACGAGTGGGGCTTCCTTCGCTCGGCCGAGCTGCTGTTAGTCACCTCGCTGGCGGCCAGGGGCGCCGGCGGCGCTTTGAGTCCGCGGTACTGGAGCGAAGCCCGGTCTTTCCTCCCGCCGCTGCCGGCCTGGTCCCGGGGACTGGCCTCAACGTCCGACTCGTCGGAGCTGAAGCCCAGCAGCACTTTGCTGCCAGCCGCGGGGGCGGCAGCGGCGCCCCCGGGCCCTCCCAGGAGGCTCTCCGGGCCCGAGGCCGAGATCCGGCCCAGACCCCCAGGGGTCCGTATGTAAGAGAGGTCGCCCGAGACCGGCCGCACCCCCATCCCCAcgaccgccgccgccgccggtcCCGCGGCTGCGACCGTGGCGGCTGCCGtgttattgttattactgttaCGCGTCTTGTTGCCGCGGCCCCCCGAccggtgctgctgctgctcttcctCTCGAAGCTTCTTCAGCTTCTTGAGGTAGACAGGGCGGGTGCTCTCCGTCACCGGGCCCGGAGACAGGCCGTAACGGCGGAGCTGAGAGAAAAGCTCTTCATCCGAGAGCTGCTGAGGCGCCGAAGCCGCTGCCGCCGCCATTTTCTCTCCAGGGTGTTTTACAAGCTCCGCGCTACCGGAAGTGACGCGCCGCCCTAGACCCTGAACTAGACCGGGCTGCGTCGCCCTCCCAGCGCCACTGGCGTCTCGGCCAATGGGAAGCGCGGGAGGAGCTCACCTGAGCGGGAAAGGGCCACCTGAGCGGCGCGCGGCTCCCGCGGCGGAGAAGGCTTCCACAGCCTCACCTTGGGGTTCCTGCGCATTCAACCCCGCCTCActgcctccttctccccctgTTCTCCGTCCTGTCCTTCCAAGTGTCATTCCCGGGAGCTGTCTCTTACTAAAACACACCTTGACCTTTTCCTCCCAGGTTCCTGCCACTGGGCATCTGACTTGAAGTTCATGccattagttttcttttcatccAGATTCTTGCTGCCGAGGGAGCCTAGAGAGACTGGAAAAAATCCTAATGGCCAGACTAGATTGGCAGTTTCCCTGTCTGACTTAAGGTTGTCTCTTTTCAGTTTGTCTTTCCGCTtgacttaccaaaaaaaaaaaagtgactttttCTCGCTGCTCTTTTTGAGAAGCCTCTCCTCTCCCATTTGGAAAAGACATACAGCAGTCTCGATACAGTTTTCTTCCACAGTAATGGCTATTCGTTCATTAGTTGATTGtatggtattattaatattttttccttttttgaaatcTGATGACCTCACTAGGTCATcattttcaaaagtgaaagagCCTAATATCTGCTTCATTTTAAGGCTCAGAATGACACAAcccagctttctttttatttctttcttagcaCCTTTCCAATCAGtagttatttaattattaataaatacttttatttgtttattttagaaattattttgtttattgtcttatCCCTTTggactgtaaactccatgagcAGAGGAATCTTGCTTCTATTATTCACGATACTAGTAGAAGCTCAAGAAACatatgttaaatgaattaatgaattgcAAAACTATTGTAGTAGGAGATGGATATTTTGACATGAGAATAGAGTCAAGTGAGGCAGAGAAACCTTCACACAAAGTCGAAAAACCAAAGACAAGACCTGGAAATCAACCCGCCCATAGGAAATAAATCCCAGAGGGTGTAATTTGCCTAGTTTGGTAAAGATCTCTTCATTTCCTCAAACCCTGGCAGAGCAGACACTTCTTGAGTACTTCAATACTAGAAGCTACACAGCAGCACTTACAATATCTGACACATTACaagaatattttgttaaataagttgTTTTACCTATTACATGAATACACATCCATACAGAAAAATGTTAGTCAAAAGCATAAATGCTAGTTTTTCAACATCCGAATTACAGCAGCAGAATAATACTTAGtgactttaattttttacttttcctagCAAAAGCTTGCTATCTCCTCAAAAAAAGCTTTTATGTGGGGGGGAATTCCTTGTCCTTTATCATCAagactttaaaatttacaaaagttCCTGAATCTATGACTGTTTCACACTTATAAGAGTGTTTAGCACAATAAATTATAGTGACTATCATGATGATGACCCAAAAtttattgccattattatttgGGTGGGGATTCAAATTATTACAAACTTACCAGACTTGTGTCTCAGTGTAGCAGAGTGGTTAATCTGTGAGCTTTGGAGTTAAACAAGAGTGGCTAGAGACACAGCCCTGTCTCTCACTTTTATTCTTAGTTCAACATTTGTTTCATACCCTACTGGCTCTTCAGGTAGGAATCATAGAGATCTGTTTATTCAGCCTCTGATTTTCATGGATGTCTATATGTCCTCCTAGAAGGACTGTTGGGCCATTTATATTTTTGCCTgttgactttggacaagttacttaatctttctgagccttagtttatGTATACAAAAAAGAGGGATGATAAACCTTCCTTAGAAGGCTGTTTTAAAGATTACATGAAATTTTGTCTGCGTAATCCTTAGCACCATACCTCACTcacagtgggcactcaataaattttagtcaATAATGTAAAGCTAAGCATTGTGTGCATCCATTTCGGTAGCCTGGCTCCTGAAAACTGCATGTAACAGCAATTAAAGAGAATGCTACTGTacagacaaaaatagaaatgatcaaaCTTTGCCCAAGGCATTAAATAACCCCAGTTAAGAGTCAATGAAGATCAAGGGCTTTGGTAAACATAGTTCTTAGTCATTCCAGCCCTTGGAGGCAGCAAGGTTTGGAATGAACTAGAAACCAAGGTCTCCAGTCTCTAAGTCATGTGACTTAGGGTAAATATTAGGCTCTCAGAACCtcaatttgctcttttttaaatgttgataataTTTCTTACCCTAGTTGGAAACAATTAGtatgcaacaaatatttgttgagaatgATGAATGAGCACTGTTTATGAAAATGCTGTTCAAATATGTTGTATGCATGTCAGATATTATTGccagataataaaaatgacaactgCAACTAATATACAACTTTATACCTTACAAAGAACTTTCATATATATATCCTCATTTAGTCTACAAGAAATGTTTCCTCTCTGAAGATACTGAAGTCATGATTTATTTAGTGTGGAATCAAAAGAGATTATCATTTTCTTAGTTTGGTGTTTGAGCAGACCCAGCACTTTCTCAGGAGAACCTTCACTGCTCAACACTGTCACTGCTCACTTCTGACATTCTCCTCATTTGCCAATGGATCTTACTCCGTCTTCCAGATTGGCTAACTTTTAACTACACCCAGATATTTGACAGGGAGTGTAATCTCAAACTCATTCCTCTTCCACAGCTTCCAAAAATTTGACTGAGGGAAATGTTATGATGGAGTCTAGAAAGACAGTCAGTCCATCTCTTCCTCTagatgtttttaaactttatctcTGCCATAAGCCTGCTCATCAAAGACCAGTGTGGCTTGGGCCACATTACTAACATCCCATTCCTCCTAccctctttcccctctcccccattGCCAGTAGAATAGCTTTCACCATGTCACCCTTTATAGGCATGACATCAGTTTATATTGAAGGACCTTCTAAAGAATGATATGAAACCCAACCTTATGTTCAAATAAAGATATTGCTGAGGGTTCATTTCCTTAAAGAATGTCCTTTCTGGTCTCAGTATTGgaaatagttgtatatttttccaGAGCAActcatttgttgtttttgtttttcggtttgttttgttttttattgaagtgaaatttacataacaaaattttaaagtgcacaattagtggtatttagtacattcacaatgttgtacaaccatcacttcTATCTAGTCCcaagacattttcatcacccccaaaggagaccccatacccattaagtcactatttcctttctccccagtccctggcaaccactaatctacttcctaTCTCTATGTATTTAACTATTCAggatatttcatatattaataaatgggatcatatattATGTGACCTCTTGTATCTGGctcttttcacttagcataatgttttcaaggttcatccatgttgtagcacatataGGTGCTTCATTtgtctttatggctgaataatatttccttGAATGGATACgccacatttcatttatccatccatccattggtagaaattttggttgtttccacctttggttATTGTAGATAATGCCActgtgaacattggtgtacaagtatctgtttgaatacttgttttcaattcttttgagtgtGAAGTAGAATTACagatcatatggcaattctatgttGAACTTTTTGAGAAATCACAAAACTACTCATTTGCTTTTAACTTTATGGATACATTAAAGCAAATAAGGAGACCATTAGCCTGATTGTTGTCTCTGCACCTGGAGCTCTTATGTAATCAAACTGAAATTTAACTTGGAGACATTTCATCtaactgacttaaaaaaaaaaaaaaaagaccagcctcAGCCAATCCAAACAGCCAGCCAGCTGATTGGTTGTATAACTAGGGACTTCCTATCCAACCAAACCCAAATAAGGCAAACACTTAGCTGTAGTCAATTAAGTAATTACTTTGCTTCCATGTTCAGCCTATAAAAGCTCCCTGCTCATGATGCTAGATTGGCACTCataacctctttttttttgttttggggctTCCCAATTCATTAATCATTCATTTGCCCAagtaaactctgttaaatttattttgcctAAAAGTTTTTCTCTTGACAGATGGACACCGTTGGTTTGATGACTTGCCATGTTTCTCACTTTGAGACAACAGCTAAGAAGTTTAGATTCAAATTTGCGTCCCAGTCACAGCAAGTTTATAGGGCTACATAGCaccaattttataaattaatctaaTTGCTGAATCCATCTAAATTTCCTAACTTTATTTTCATGTtccttattttaaacatttaaaaatttttactttatttttctaatatgatATGCATCTTTTTAGCTGCCTTAAATTATTTGGGCAATACCATATAATTCATCTGACAACCCAAAGGATAGGTTTTATTAGTCACTATCttgtatagatgaagaaactgaaggcTAGGAAATTACTTGACTCAAATCTCATAATAGTCAAATGAGAAACTGAAACCCAAGATCTCTGAGTCCATAttccatgttctttccactacaCAGTATCAACTGTTGAATACATTACTTGAATCATACAGtaatatgtgtaaaaataaacTTAGTTCCCTCTTTTCTCACCCACTCTAAAGAGGAAGGAGTCTGTAACGGGGTGAGGAAAAGGACAAAAGCTTTTGCAGTTAACCTGTGTCTTAGCTTTGTTGCTACATGCAACAACTggaaagaaaactcagaaatataAAACTGATTATATCACTTAACAGTTTAGCAGATCAAAGACATTAACAGTATTATATTGATGTTATCACTTAACTTCTCTTAAAGTGCCTCAAGGATGTGTTCGCTAGTTTTGATCTACAAAAGtttctgatgtttatttttctttttaattgctcaacttctattcaacactaGCACTACTTATAAAAGAAGAAGCCAGAATAAACAGGCTGAAAATACAACACCATATTGAGAAATGTTGGACAAAATTTTGGTCCTATGTTACTGCAAGAATTAGCGAAGAAAGTTTTGTAATGAGagcatctgttttatttttctataatataattCAAACAGGTGAGGAATAGTCATAGGattcaaataaataacatatgtATGCCatgatttataattatattctacTCTAACTGTGCAAGTGAGTGAATTGCCtaaattataaactaaaaatcaTGGAAAACATTTCACATTAATGCATGATGGACAAGGGTCTCAAAGTTAGGAGGTTTGGTTTCTATTCCCAGTTCTGCAATCAATTAATTGTAGTAATATTGTATATCTTTACATTGCCTCATAGTCTATACAACCTTTTCATGTCACTTGATCTTTATACCAACCCTAACAGGCAGATATAATTATCCCTGTTCAatgaatgagaaaactaagattcAAGAAGGTTCTATCATTTGGCCTTTGTGAGAGCTAGTAAGGGCTGAAATTCAAAGCCACTCCTAGCTTGTCTAAGTTCCTTGTTCTTTCTAGCCCACCATGCTGTCTTATATGAGTAGACTGTACTGCACAGAGTGAGTCATTTAACCTTTTGTCTTTCAGTTTCCTCTCTAAAATGAGTAAGTAAAGCTAATTGACAATTAAGATCCCTTCCAAATCCAAAACTTTCTGAAAGCACTTTCTTATAGTACTTATTATTGTACCTTTTATTATAGTTGTTTATGCACTTGCCTTCTTTCTCTGCCTAGACTGTATGTTCCTTGAGATAAGGGTCTGTGTCTTTTTGAAATTGGCATCACTCCAGTCTCCTAGCTTATTGTCTTATACACAGTAGCTACTCAATACAAATGTCTTGAATGAATAGTAAAGAGGTACCATATATCAAAAAATGGCATTAGGAAGACATTGAGGTGATACACAAAGAAATACATTAGGCATAGATCTCCCGGTAGGAGTATCtagaaataagagagaaatatGAGTCTACAAATTGAGCATGAAGTTTAAATAATAAACCTGCAAAGAGGATCATGGCCCAGGCTTTTCTAGAGGTTTGGTTTCCTTAAGCATCAAAAGACTTAATGCCAATGTTTTCCTGTCCCACACCATATGGGCAATGGTGTAAACAAAGAAGTCTAAACACTTCAGTTTATGCTTATGCTTTCTTTTCAGtggaattctttctttaaatgtcattttatttgttGTAAGAGAACTTCATATGAAACAGGCATAGAGAATCACCAGGTTTGGGTTTTACAATACTTTTGAACATTGGTTTAGGATAGAGAGGATagcaagggagaagggagggctactgtttgtttttttgttggtAAGATAGAAAGCTTCCTCTTCCATCATTCATGATTCAGACCTGCTCCTGACCTCTGCTGCTTGCCTCTGAATGAGAGCATTTCCTGACCATCCATACAAGAAGAATGTTTCTGAACGTCGTGTGTCCTTTCATTGTTCAAGTGGTCCCTAAAGAATAGGTCCACAATGAACAGCAATGCTCACTGGGTTCCCCCTCCCTGCtatgcagcctggaactcctctCCTGACAATAAGCTGGGACAATCTTAGGCTCACCTTCTCTTAGGGATCACTGTTCTTTGTTGCTCATTGTCTTAAAACTCTTTTCAGGCTACAGGGTTAATCCAATCCCTGTTATTCTATTTTAACAGGAAGCAGAAATCCCAATACATGGGGGTTTACAATAATGATCTCTCTACTTTTTTACATGTTTGAAATTtcccaaaataagaaattaaaaaaaaaaaatggtagagaCCACATGCCTAGTAGTGCAAAAGGTTTTTGAAGAAAATAGTAGAGTCAGAGTAGTATCATGAATATCTGTGCCTATTACCTCCCCCTTAGATAACAACCAAATTTGTAGTCTGAATTTGGTATTCATCATTCCCATGGGTATCTctttgctctctgtctctgtctcatatACAGTAtgcatataaaacatattttaattatttaaaaattttaaataaatgatatcacATTTTACGTATATATTCTTATGCAACTTAcatttttgttcaaaattttatttgtgaGATTCAGTCATATATAACTCTAGTTCAGTTATTTGCACTGTATCCAATCAATTAGTGGCATGTTTACATATACCTGCtcctgtatatttttttcaagtgtcTGGTTAAGACTACctggtttgttcattcatttggtcatcaaacatttattgagtacttactacatGCCAAACATTGTTCTAGGTGATGGGGAtacaacaataaacaaaacaggcATCATAGACCTTACATCTTAGCTGAAGGAGATAGACATTAAGCAAATGATACATAATATGTTGGTTAGTGATAGgtgctaagaagaaaaacaaagcaaggtaAAATGGAATAGAAAGTGAAGGGGACAGATAAGTGGTGCTATTTTCATGGGGTGATTAGGGGGAGACCTTGCTGACcaggtgacatttaagcagatACGTGGAGTGAGGGAGTAAGCCAGGTGGCTGTCTAAGGGAGATGGGACTGGCAAGGGCAAAAACCCAAAGTGGGAATATGCCAGGTGGGATCCCGCTTGGAACCGAAAGGAGGCCATTATAACTGGTATGGAGAGAGGAGTAGGGTGTGAGCCATGACATGTGAGATAAGATCAATAGTTGGGGAGAAGTGCAGATCTTGTAAGGTCTTTTAGGCCATGATGAGAACTTTGGATTTTGCTCTAAGTAAGATGGGAAGCCATTGTAGGGTTTTGAGGAATGGACCAATGCGAtctaatttatgttattttaagacCTGTTGTGTTGAAAATAGACTttagaaagggaaggaagaaaacaaagagtcAAGTTAGGAAGCTCTTGCAACAATCCAGGTGAAAAAGTTTATGATTTCGAGCAGGGTGTTAGGAGGAGGAAGTGAGACGCATTgggattctgaatatattttaaaggtagaacAAAGCAGTATTTGCATACAAATGGGACTGTGGATGTGAGAGAAGGTAACCAGGAATGACTCCAAGGTTTTGGGGATGAGCATCCGGGAGAAAGGATTTGCTATTTATCGAGATACAGCAGCCaggtgtgggggttggggggcagtggggacagtAAGTCTTTTGAAGAATCAAGAGATTTGTTTATACATGTGATTGATGTTTGGGGCTTCCAAGTAAAGGAGTCTGGGGCAGATGCATACACACATGAGTCTGGAATTAAGGGGGAAGCTCTTGGCTAAAGTTATAAATGTGTCAGCAGCAGATAGATGAAATTTAAAGCCATGGAAATTAGCaagatagaaaagagaaaaggtcTGAGAACTGATCCCTAAAGTACTCTAACATTTAGAGATGGGAGAAGATAAGAAGGAACCTTTGCAAGGAGGCTGAAAACTAGCTGGCACTGAGATAGTGGAAAACCAAGAGGTATCTGGAAGCTACTAAGCCAAATTTCAGGAAACTCTCTTTAATCATGTAGTCTCCCTGTGGATAATGGACTCTCCCCACAAAGGCCTAAGGGTGATGTTTACCAAAAAGTTAAGGAACTCAAATATATGCCTGtaaattaagaaagaataaaaattttccaaaatagttgCAATACAATAGTGGGGttataaacaatataatatttagtttaattatcttagccaggtgcagtggctcacagctatagtcccagcaatttgggaggcctagccaggaggattacttgataccaggagttcaagaccagcctgggcaacatagcaagaccctgtctctacaaaaaatatttaaaaattagccaggtatggtggcttgcacctgtagtcctagctactcaggaggctgaggcaggaggatagcttgagcccagggattcgagcttacagtgagctatgattgcaccactgcactccagcctgggtgacagagcaagaccctgtctcttaaaaaaggaaaaaaaaaaagtcagatattATATTTAATCATGTTTTCATgaaaaagctttataaaaagaaCTCACATTAATGTCTCGActtcttattcttttctattgCTCATATTAGGTTCTTTTCGTAGCATTTTGATTTATTTGCAAAAAAGTTc is a genomic window containing:
- the LEMD3 gene encoding inner nuclear membrane protein Man1 isoform X2, with translation MAAAAASAPQQLSDEELFSQLRRYGLSPGPVTESTRPVYLKKLKKLREEEQQQHRSGGRGNKTRNSNNNNTAAATVAAAGPAAAAVVGMGVRPVSGDLSYIRTPGGLGRISASGPESLLGGPGGAAAAPAAGSKVLLGFSSDESDVEASPRDQAGSGGRKDRASLQYRGLKAPPAPLAASEVTNSSSAERRKPHSWWGARRPAGPELQTPSGKDGAVEDEEGEGEDSEERDPEAEEPLWAGRTVNGSRLVPYSCRENYSDSEEEGDDDVASTRQVLKDDSLSRHRPRRTHSKPLSPLTAKPAGSRLETSVQGGGGLAMNDRAAAAGSLDRSRNLEEAAAAELGGGCDQVDSSPIPRYRVNAKKVAPLLPPPLTDMDSPLDSSTGSLKTNNHIGGGVFSLDSPRVYSNSLPPSAALAASSSLRINHANHTGSNHTYLKNTYNKPKLSEPEEELLQQFKREEVSPTGSFSAHYLSMFLLTAACLFFLILGLTYLGMRGTGVSEDGGLSIENPFGETFGKIQESEKNLMMSTLYKLHDRLAQLAGDHECGSSSQRTLSVQEAAAYLKDLGPEYENIFNTSLQWILENGKDVGIRCVGFGPEEELTNITDVQFLQSTRPQMSFWCRFRRAFITVTHRLLLLCLGVVMVCVVLRYMKYRWTKEEEETRQMYDMVVKIIDVLRSHNEACQENKDLQPYMPIPHVRDSLIQPHDRKKMKKVWERAVDFLAANESRVRTETRRIGGADFLVWRWIQPSASCDKILVIPSKVWQGQAFHLDRRNSPPNSLTPCLKIRNMFDPVMEIGDQWHLAIQEAILEKCSDNDGIVHIAVDKNSREGCVYVKCLSPEYAGKAFKALHGSWFDGHCWKKGKRGLSLRISPLQQTELLTYLMFWYWL
- the LEMD3 gene encoding inner nuclear membrane protein Man1 isoform X1; translation: MAAAAASAPQQLSDEELFSQLRRYGLSPGPVTESTRPVYLKKLKKLREEEQQQHRSGGRGNKTRNSNNNNTAAATVAAAGPAAAAVVGMGVRPVSGDLSYIRTPGGLGRISASGPESLLGGPGGAAAAPAAGSKVLLGFSSDESDVEASPRDQAGSGGRKDRASLQYRGLKAPPAPLAASEVTNSSSAERRKPHSWWGARRPAGPELQTPSGKDGAVEDEEGEGEDSEERDPEAEEPLWAGRTVNGSRLVPYSCRENYSDSEEEGDDDVASTRQVLKDDSLSRHRPRRTHSKPLSPLTAKPAGSRLETSVQGGGGLAMNDRAAAAGSLDRSRNLEEAAAAELGGGCDQVDSSPIPRYRVNAKKVAPLLPPPLTDMDSPLDSSTGSLKTNNHIGGGVFSLDSPRVYSNSLPPSAALAASSSLRINHANHTGSNHTYLKNTYNKPKLSEPEEELLQQFKREEVSPTGSFSAHYLSMFLLTAACLFFLILGLTYLGMRGTGVSEDGGLSIENPFGETFGKIQESEKNLMMSTLYKLHDRLAQLAGDHECGSSSQRTLSVQEAAAYLKDLGPEYENIFNTSLQWILENGKDVGIRCVGFGPEEELTNITDVQFLQSTRPQMSFWCRFRRAFITVTHRLLLLCLGVVMVCVVLRYMKYRWTKEEEETRQMYDMVVKIIDVLRSHNEACQENKDLQPYMPIPHVRDSLIQPHDRKKMKKVWERAVDFLAANESRVRTETRRIGGADFLVWRWIQPSASCDKILVIPSKVWQGQAFHLDRRNSPPNSLTPCLKIRNMFDPVMEIGDQWHLAIQEAILEKCSDNDGIVHIAVDKNSREGCVYVKCLSPEYAGKAFKALHGSWFDGKLVTVKYLRLDRYHHRFPQALTCNTPLKPSNKHMNSMSHLRLRTGLANSQGGS